CAACGGAGCGGTGACGAACGTGACCGACGACCCGACGAACGCGACCGGCGCGGTACCGAATCGGACCGACGAGGTGCTGACCGCGACCGACCGCGTGACGAACGACACTCGCGACGTCCTCGTGACCGCCTCGGACGCGCGACCGACACGAGTTCCGTCTCGACTGTTGAAACTTCGACCCGCCTCCTACTCTCCTCCTCGTCGTCGCTGGTCGATACCGCCGGGGATTCGCTCGACGAGGAAGAGACGGCCAGCGATGCGACGACCGGGTCATCGTCCCCCGACGCGCCGTCTGACCGGGACGGCGACGGAACGACCCCGGCGAGCGAAGCGACGGTCACCACCGTCAGAGACGCTCCGGCGGTCACTGCGAGCGCGTCGGCCGGGAGCGGCGGACCCACGAACGGCGAGAGACCCAGAACCGGTTCCCAACCGCTCGTCGGCGTCGGGACGCTAACCGCGGCCGCGCTACTCCCGCACCTCGCGGACGGACTCGCGGTGGCCGGGAACGCGGGACTCGCTTCGGCGTCGTCGGCTGTCGTCGCCCCGACCGCGGGGATTCGCCGGAGACTGCGAAGCCGATTCGACCGTCTCTGGCGCTTGCTCGCCCCGTTCAGGTACAGCCGTTGGGACGACTCGGACCCGCTTGACCACGAGGGCCGCGAGGCGCTCTACGAGACCATCGAGCGCTCGCCCGGCGCGTACCTGTCGGCGGTCTGCGAGTCGGCCGACGTGCCGGTCTCGACCGCCCGTCATCACCTCGACGTTCTCGAAGACGAGGGGCTGGTTACGACCGTCAAGGTCCGCGGCAAGCGCCGGTTCTACCCGGGCCGCGCCGAGGACGCGGAACTGGTCGCGGCGCTGGAGGACGAGGGGACCGCGCCGGTCCTCCGCGCGCTCGGTCGCCTCGGGGACTCCCACGGCGGCCGCCTCGCCGACGAACTCGACCGCGACCCCAGCACGGTCTCCCACCACCTCTCTCGCCTCGAAGACGCCGGACTGGTCGAGCGCGAGCGAGAGGGTCGGGCGGTCGTGAACCGACTCTCGCCGGAGGTTCGCGGGGTGCTTCGCGGGGACGAGGAGACCGGCGACGAGGAGACCGACACCGAGTCCGAGGCTTCGGCGATTGCGGACTGACGGAAACGTCCTCCGATGGGAACGACTACCCGAGGTCGAACATCTCGGCGGCCTGCGCCATGTCCTTGTCGCCCCGACCGCTCAGGTTCACCAGAATCACGTCGTCCTCGTCCATGTCGGCGGCGAGTTCTCGCGCCAGCGCTATCGCGTGGCTGGACTCCAGCGCGGGGATGATGCCCTCCAGTTCCGAGAGCGTCCGGAACGCGTCGAGGGCCGCGTCGTCTTCGACGGCGCGGTAGTCACACCGGCCGACCGCGCGGAACATGGCGTGTTCCGGGCCGACCGCGGGGTAGTCCAGTCCGGCGGACACCGAGTGGACTTCGGTGTCCTCGTCGAGCGTGCGAGTCTTCATTCCGTGCATCACGCCGTCCTCGCCCTCCGACAGGGGCGCGGCGTGCTTGCCCGACCCCTCGCCCTCGCCGCCGCCCTCCGCGCCGTAGAACTCCACGCTGTCGTCGTCCCGGAAGGCGTGGAACAGGCCGATGGCGTTCGACCCGCCGCCGACGCAGGCGACCGCGGCGTCGGGGAGTCGCCCCGCTTTCTCCCGAATCTGGTCGCGGGCCTCGCGGCCGATGACCGACTGGAACTCCCTGACCATCCGCGGGAAGGGGTCCGGCCCGACCGCGGACCCGACGAGGTAGTGAGTGTCCGCGACGTTCCCGGCGAAGTCTTCGAGCGCGGCGTCCACCGCGTCGGCGAGACCCGACCCGCCGCGAGTGACCTCGTTGACCTCCGCGCCCAGCAGGCGCATCCGGAAGACGTTCATCTGCTGGCGCTCGGCGTCCTTCTTCCCCATGTAAATCTCGGTCTCGATGCCCAGCAGCGCGCCGACCATCGCGGTGGCGACCCCGTGCTGGCCGGCCCCGGTTTCGGCGATGAGTCGGTTCTTCCCGGCCTCCTCCGCGAGGATGGCCTGTCCGAGGCAGTTGTTTATCTTGTGCGCGCCGCCGTGGAGAAGGTCCTCGCGCTTGAGGTAAATCTGCGCGCCGAACTCCTCGGACGGGCGCTCGGCGTGGAAGAGCGGCGTCGGTCGCCCCGCGAAGTCTTCGAGGTAGTTCCGGAACCGCCGACGGAATCGGTCGGTGTCGTGAATCTCGTCGAACGCCCGCGACAACTGTTCGAGCGGTTCTTCGAGCGGTTCGGGGACGTGTCGCCCGCCGAACCCCTCGAAGTTCCCGGTCTGCGTGTCTTCGTCTGGCATGAATCCTGAATTCTCACCGAGTTACATAAATCTTCAGCGCACTCGCGTCTGAGACGCTCCTTTCCGGTCCCATCAGTTTAGAGGAGGTTCGGCCCGCGGACTATTCGGACGCTCGTGCAGCGGTTGCGGTCCGGGTCTCGCGCTCCGCGATGCGAGAAACGTCGAGCAGAAAACATACATCCGCCACGCGGGAAGCCGACCGCATGAACCGGCGTCTCAGTTCGCTACTTGCCCTCACGTTCCTGCTCGTCACTGCCGGATGCGCGGGGTCGGTCGGCAGTTCCCCCGCCGGAGGCGAGGGGGAGTTCCACGCGGTCGTGGTCGAGGAAGCGCCGCCGAACGCGACCGTCCTCGCGTCCGACGACCCGCGAGTCGAGGCGAACGAGTACCTCCGGCGGGCGGTTCGCAGGGCCGCCGCGAACGGGTCGGACTCCGTCGTCACGGTTCCGGAGGCGGACGTGGAGCGAACGAAGGACGATGTGGCCGCGTTGCCGACGTACACCCTGAACCAATCGAGTTCGGCCGAGCACCGATGGGGCCACTACGTTCGCCACGACGGGACCGTGGTCAACGTCCAGTTCGTCGTGCTGGACTGACGGGTTACGCCACGTTGCGCTCCTCGACCAACTCTCCCGACTCGAACCGCTCGCTCCCCAGCGCCGAGACGTCCACCAGCGACGCCTCGCCGTCGAACACCAACTCGGCGACTATCTGCCCCGTCGCGGGCGCGTGCTGGAAGCCGTGG
This portion of the Halorussus sp. MSC15.2 genome encodes:
- a CDS encoding helix-turn-helix domain-containing protein, coding for MAGNAGLASASSAVVAPTAGIRRRLRSRFDRLWRLLAPFRYSRWDDSDPLDHEGREALYETIERSPGAYLSAVCESADVPVSTARHHLDVLEDEGLVTTVKVRGKRRFYPGRAEDAELVAALEDEGTAPVLRALGRLGDSHGGRLADELDRDPSTVSHHLSRLEDAGLVEREREGRAVVNRLSPEVRGVLRGDEETGDEETDTESEASAIAD
- the trpB gene encoding tryptophan synthase subunit beta, whose product is MPDEDTQTGNFEGFGGRHVPEPLEEPLEQLSRAFDEIHDTDRFRRRFRNYLEDFAGRPTPLFHAERPSEEFGAQIYLKREDLLHGGAHKINNCLGQAILAEEAGKNRLIAETGAGQHGVATAMVGALLGIETEIYMGKKDAERQQMNVFRMRLLGAEVNEVTRGGSGLADAVDAALEDFAGNVADTHYLVGSAVGPDPFPRMVREFQSVIGREARDQIREKAGRLPDAAVACVGGGSNAIGLFHAFRDDDSVEFYGAEGGGEGEGSGKHAAPLSEGEDGVMHGMKTRTLDEDTEVHSVSAGLDYPAVGPEHAMFRAVGRCDYRAVEDDAALDAFRTLSELEGIIPALESSHAIALARELAADMDEDDVILVNLSGRGDKDMAQAAEMFDLG